The following coding sequences lie in one Aspergillus puulaauensis MK2 DNA, chromosome 3, nearly complete sequence genomic window:
- a CDS encoding uncharacterized protein (COG:U;~EggNog:ENOG410PITD;~InterPro:IPR022812,IPR027417,IPR000375,IPR020850;~PFAM:PF01031) produces the protein MLPANPVRFSMARAADPPGKRTVGIITKCDAVEEGDEAGVLRIAKNEVEKLTHGWFAVKNRSTQEIKEGITVEGRHRKEREFFSTAAPWTELPKDRVGIHALKKFLGGLLYDHIRIEFPNVVKDIEASLAATEKDLELLGPSRQTAIDQRRFLARTANMYQRAVDDALSGSYSPDLSSDSALKLRMHVRELGDSFSKALTKSGHSKVFCTPSGELDPDYTRPGKEIRKSKVQLDSEEDITTWIRRAYRESRGTELPGTVNPRVLERLFRQQSSPWSGIALIYIGRVSDAVKAFNRDTLAAIIRDQDVRERLISRLQRGQDATHAKAKKEFEEMLNDERGGILQTVNHYYAETLTAIRDERVRARLQGLGLGDTTYGSVNLTQVMQRIHLSNEDQAVNDIHDILKAYYKVALKRFADNVVIQIVERHILGRDGPVRVLCSDMVNDLDDAELLDIAGEKFLTSSLRNELIGKFERFQSALEIAKQAGI, from the exons ATGCTACCTGCCAATCCTGTCAGGTTCTCTATGGCTCGAGCCGCCGACCCACCAGGCAAACGTACGGTTGGAATCATCACCAAGTGCGACGCCGTGGAAGAGGGTGACGAAGCAGGA GTCCTCCGCATCGCCAAAAACGAAGTCGAGAAACTCACACACGGCTGGTTCGCAGTGAAGAACCGATCTACTCAAGAGATCAAAGAGGGCATCACAGTCGAGGGTAGACacaggaaggagagggagtttTTCTCTACCGCTGCTCCTTGGACTGAGCTCCCGAAGGATCGAGTTGGGATTCACGCGCTGAAGAAATTCCTTGGTGGATTGCTCTATGATCACATCAGGATCGAATTCCCCAATGTTGTCAAAGACATTGAGGCTTCGCTGGCAGCCACCGAGAAAgaccttgagcttctcggccCATCACGCCAGACTGCGATTGATCAGCGACGCTTCCTTGCACGCACGGCCAACATGTACCAGCGCGCAGTTGACGATGCATTGAGTGGAAGCTACAGCCCGGATCTTTCGTCTGATAGCGCTTTAAAGCTACGAATGCACGTTCGAGAGCTGGGTGACAGTTTCTCAAAGGCCCTCACAAAAAGTGGCCATTCCAAGGTGTTCTGTACCCCCAGTGGAGAGCTCGACCCCGATTACACCAGACCAGGAAAGGAAATCCGAAAGTCCAAAGTACAGTTGGACAGCGAAGAGGATATCACGACCTGGATCCGTCGAGCATATCGTGAGTCTCGTGGAACCGAACTACCTGGGACCGTCAACCCACGGGTTCTCGAACGCCTCTTCCGCCAGCAGTCAAGCCCCTGGAGTGGTATTGCCCTCATCTACATTGGAAGAGTTAGTGATGCTGTCAAAGCATTCAATCGGGACACTCTGGCTGCAATAATCCGCGATCAGGACGTGAGGGAACGGCTCATCTCTCGCCTGCAGCGTGGGCAAGACGCCACCCAcgccaaggcgaagaaggaattCGAAGAGATGCTCAATGATGAAAGAGGCGGCATATTACAGACGGTCAATCACTATTACGCCGAAACCCTCACTGCAATTCGAGACGAGCGAGTGCGCGCCCGGCTGCAGGGACTGGGACTCGGCGACACAACCTACGGATCCGTCAATCTCACCCAGGTGATGCAGCGCATCCACCTCAGCAACGAGGACCAAGCGGTGAATGATATtcatgatatcctcaaggcCTACTACAAGGTTGCACTTAAGAGGTTCGCTGACAATGTGGTCATTCAAATTGTTGAGCGCCATATCTTGGGCCGCGATGGTCCTGTCAGAGTGCTATGCTCGGACATGGTTAATGACCTCGATGACGCTGAGCTGTTGGACATTGCTGGCGAGAAGTTCCTGACCTCGAGTTTGCGCAATGAGTTGATCGGGAAGTTTGAACGCTTCCAGTCTGCTCTTGAGATCGCAAAGCAGGCTGGTATCTAA
- a CDS encoding uncharacterized protein (COG:U;~EggNog:ENOG410PITD;~InterPro:IPR022812,IPR001401,IPR027417;~PFAM:PF00350;~go_function: GO:0003924 - GTPase activity [Evidence IEA];~go_function: GO:0005525 - GTP binding [Evidence IEA]) — protein MPQSTCVNLMAVPHTHTHTHTHHHHHHHHHHHQPTTNTTQQKLYSLAFLQIVLRYSWVVSSSQFPAELGYKTCHLSSRSSYQQHTSSILTPSSKVQSFVTHMQMKVNMAVKAAGDLHNEKRAKVLEIIDKLRELGVSESVSLPQLVVVGDQSSGKSSLLEGLTGLSFPVASDLCTRFATQIVLRRTSSDEAGAKITIIPGPAAQQNEAQEEKLKSFERALEADKFDSDEFGRVFDEAAEAMGIPGPGTTDIENIDKRFSDDILKIELSGPDHHHLSVVDVPGLFHNPTKYQTEEDKGIIRGLIQNYIVDKRTIILFVPPPYAKKVTNLA, from the exons ATGCCACAGTCAACATGTGTGAATCTGATGGCTGTgccacacacacacacacacacacacacacaccaccaccaccaccaccaccaccaccaccaccaacccacaacaaacacaacacaacAGAAGCTCTACTCTCTAGCCTTCCTTCAGATCGTCCTCCGTTATTCTTGGGTCGTTTCCTCTTCCCAATTTCCAGCTGAGTTGGGGTATAAAACGTGCCATCTCTCTTCCCGTTCCTCGTATCAACAACACACTTCCTCCATCCTCACTCCCAGCTCGAAAGTCCAATCATTCGTTACCCATATGCAGATGAAGGTGAATATGGCCGTcaaggctgctggtgatcTTCACAATGAGAAGAGAGCCAAGGTTctcgagatcatcgacaAACTGCGTGAGCTCGGTGTCAGCGAGAGCGTATCTCTGCCTCAG CTGGTCGTTGTGGGAGATCAGTCGAGTGGAAAATCGTCTCTCTTGGAGGGACTGACCGGTCTCTCCTTTCCAGTTGCGAGCGACCTGTGCACTCGCTTCGCTACGCAGATTGTTCTTCGTCGTACTTCGTCCGATgaggcgggtgcaaaaatAACTATCATCCCTGGTCCAGCTGCTCAGCAAAATGAGgcccaggaagagaagcTCAAATCCTTCGAGCGAGCTTTGGAGGCCGACAAGTTTGATAGTGATGAGTTCGGCAGAGTGTTCGACGAG GCTGCCGAGGCCATGGGTATCCCAGGACCTGGAACAACTGACATTGAAAACATCGACAAGAGATTCTCCGACGATATTCTCAAGATCGAGCTGTCCGGCCCGGACCATCACCACCTTAGTGTGGTTGATGTTCCCGGTTTGTTCCACA ACCCTACGAAGTATCAGACAGAGGAGGATAAGGGCATCATCCGTGGTTTGATCCAGAACTACATCGTCGACAAGCGAACCATTATCCTGTTTGTCCCCCCGCCGTATGCAAAGAAAGTAACTAACCTCGCCTAG